A single window of Flavobacterium sp. 140616W15 DNA harbors:
- a CDS encoding glycerophosphodiester phosphodiesterase family protein — protein MSEILKIAHRGARGYEPENTLKAFQKALDLHADGIELDVHLSSDDHIIVIHDETIDRTTNGKGFVNTLSLQELREFRIENKLQIPTLPEVFDLVNQQCFINIELKGQGTADAVVALIELYVSEKNWNYNSFLVSSFEWDFLQRINNLNSEISIGVLTETDIHSAITFAESIKAKAIHPDFNLLNKENAIQIKEKGFQIFPWTINEKEDIARIKAYNINGIISDFPDRI, from the coding sequence ATGAGTGAAATTCTTAAAATAGCACATCGTGGCGCAAGAGGTTACGAACCCGAAAACACCTTAAAGGCATTCCAGAAAGCATTAGACTTACATGCTGATGGTATTGAACTAGATGTACACCTCAGTTCTGATGATCATATTATCGTAATTCACGATGAAACTATTGACAGGACTACTAACGGAAAAGGTTTTGTAAATACATTATCTTTGCAGGAATTAAGAGAGTTCCGAATAGAAAACAAACTACAGATTCCAACATTACCAGAAGTCTTTGATCTAGTAAACCAGCAATGTTTTATTAATATAGAATTAAAAGGTCAAGGAACTGCTGATGCTGTAGTTGCATTAATTGAATTATATGTTTCAGAAAAGAACTGGAATTACAATTCTTTTCTTGTATCCAGTTTTGAATGGGATTTTTTACAACGAATTAATAATCTAAATTCAGAAATTTCTATTGGTGTTTTAACCGAAACTGATATTCATTCGGCTATTACTTTTGCAGAAAGCATAAAAGCAAAAGCAATTCATCCCGATTTTAATTTGCTAAACAAAGAAAACGCAATACAAATAAAAGAAAAAGGCTTTCAGATTTTTCCTTGGACAATCAATGAAAAGGAGGATATTGCAAGAATAAAAGCATACAACATAAACGGGATTATTAGTGATTTTCCTGACAGAATATAA
- a CDS encoding NAD(P)/FAD-dependent oxidoreductase, protein MTQNFDIIIVGGGAAGFFTAINIVERNSKLKVAILERGSEVLTKVRISGGGRCNVTHACFEPNELVKFYPRGEKELRGPFHQFCSGDTIEWFEKHGVELKIEDDGRMFPVSNSSQTIIDCFLKATAKLGITVLTGQSVQSIFKKENFWKVETQNQNYIAEKLILATGSNPKIWEMLQTFGHAIVSPVPSLFTFNIKDPRIKELPGVAAQATVKVKGTKLESTGPLLITHWGMSGPAILKLSAWGARILHDKNYQFTIFVNWLNDIDTEDAEKILKELKQEHAKKAVSKKSPFDFPNRLWESLVLASTIEAETKWADLSKIQLQNLANQLTNGTFQVNGKSTFKEEFVTAGGIDLKEINFKTMESKLHEKLYFAGEIVNIDAITGGFNFQNAWTSGFIVANSI, encoded by the coding sequence ATGACTCAAAATTTTGATATAATAATAGTAGGTGGCGGTGCAGCAGGATTTTTTACAGCAATAAATATTGTAGAGAGAAACTCAAAATTAAAAGTCGCTATCTTAGAACGAGGATCTGAAGTACTTACAAAAGTTCGTATTTCAGGCGGAGGTCGTTGTAACGTAACGCATGCTTGTTTTGAACCCAATGAATTGGTTAAATTTTACCCGCGTGGTGAAAAAGAACTACGAGGCCCTTTTCATCAATTTTGTTCAGGAGATACTATCGAATGGTTCGAAAAACACGGAGTAGAACTAAAAATCGAAGATGATGGAAGAATGTTTCCTGTATCTAATTCTTCACAAACTATTATTGATTGTTTTTTAAAAGCTACTGCAAAATTAGGCATTACCGTTCTTACAGGACAAAGCGTACAATCTATCTTTAAAAAAGAAAACTTCTGGAAAGTCGAAACACAAAACCAGAATTACATTGCCGAGAAATTAATTTTGGCAACGGGAAGCAATCCTAAAATATGGGAAATGCTGCAAACTTTTGGTCATGCCATTGTTAGTCCTGTCCCTTCCCTATTTACCTTTAATATAAAAGACCCAAGAATAAAAGAATTGCCAGGTGTTGCTGCACAAGCAACTGTAAAAGTAAAAGGTACCAAACTAGAATCGACTGGCCCTTTATTAATTACCCATTGGGGAATGAGTGGCCCAGCAATCTTAAAACTTTCGGCCTGGGGAGCACGCATTTTGCATGACAAAAATTATCAGTTTACAATTTTTGTAAATTGGTTAAATGATATTGATACCGAAGATGCCGAAAAAATACTAAAAGAATTAAAACAAGAACATGCTAAAAAAGCTGTTTCTAAAAAATCCCCTTTTGACTTCCCAAACCGATTATGGGAAAGTTTAGTTTTAGCATCTACTATCGAAGCTGAAACCAAATGGGCTGATTTATCTAAAATTCAACTTCAGAATTTAGCGAATCAATTAACAAATGGAACTTTCCAAGTAAACGGAAAAAGCACTTTCAAGGAAGAATTTGTGACTGCAGGCGGAATTGATTTAAAAGAAATCAATTTTAAAACCATGGAAAGTAAATTACATGAAAAATTATATTTTGCTGGAGAAATTGTAAATATTGATGCAATTACAGGAGGCTTCAACTTTCAGAATGCATGGACAAGCGGTTTTATTGTAGCAAATTCTATTTAA
- a CDS encoding carboxypeptidase-like regulatory domain-containing protein, giving the protein MKTKLLTTISLFTCQLGVSQTEKLLKGKVSSETTLLENVEIINKTSKTSTTTNEQGEFAILVNVKDSLIFFSNDYLFKRLKITQENIEMNNLTVKMLPKPEELNEVVILSKKLKPVFITKEEIKEIKLNKSRAKLGMKIDGYKDGTAPIDLGTDFVRLGKQIYNIFKKEKERKIETPKIDFIQHAKTTLNPDFFTKDLKLNPEEKELFLEFCDADPKSIKILEHSNILSTMDFLYTKNEEFKKVKSNENKN; this is encoded by the coding sequence ATGAAAACAAAATTACTTACTACAATTTCTTTATTTACCTGCCAACTTGGTGTTTCACAGACAGAAAAGCTCTTAAAAGGAAAAGTTTCATCAGAAACTACACTCCTGGAAAATGTAGAAATAATCAATAAAACATCTAAAACTAGTACTACTACAAATGAACAGGGAGAATTCGCGATTTTAGTAAATGTAAAAGACAGCTTAATATTTTTCTCCAATGATTATCTTTTTAAAAGGCTAAAAATAACTCAGGAAAATATTGAAATGAACAATCTTACTGTAAAGATGCTTCCAAAACCAGAAGAATTAAATGAAGTGGTTATTTTATCTAAAAAACTAAAACCGGTATTTATAACCAAAGAGGAAATCAAAGAAATTAAATTAAATAAATCCAGAGCCAAACTAGGGATGAAAATTGATGGCTATAAAGATGGCACAGCACCGATTGATCTTGGAACTGATTTTGTTCGTCTTGGTAAACAAATCTATAACATATTTAAAAAAGAAAAAGAAAGAAAAATCGAAACACCAAAAATAGATTTTATTCAACATGCAAAAACGACGTTGAATCCAGATTTTTTCACAAAAGACTTAAAACTAAATCCAGAAGAAAAGGAACTTTTTCTTGAATTTTGTGATGCAGACCCTAAGTCGATAAAAATCCTTGAACACAGTAATATTCTTTCTACAATGGATTTTTTATATACTAAAAACGAAGAATTTAAGAAAGTAAAAAGCAACGAAAATAAAAATTAA
- a CDS encoding TspO/MBR family protein: MNKITRILAVVVTCLAIGYFSGIVTRSSIDTWYPTLIKPSFNPPNWVFAPAWSLLYLLMGVAAGLVWDRIEYEKEAVKNALVFFAIQLALNALWSYLFFGLMNPLLALIEIFVLWLMIYETLLKFIKINKVAGYLLVPYLLWVSFATILNASIWWLNK; encoded by the coding sequence ATGAATAAAATCACTCGAATTTTAGCGGTTGTTGTTACCTGTCTTGCTATTGGGTATTTTTCTGGAATAGTGACAAGATCTAGTATTGATACTTGGTATCCCACTTTGATTAAACCAAGTTTTAATCCTCCTAATTGGGTTTTTGCGCCTGCTTGGAGTTTACTTTATCTTTTGATGGGTGTCGCGGCTGGATTAGTTTGGGATCGAATTGAGTATGAAAAAGAAGCAGTTAAGAATGCATTGGTTTTCTTTGCCATACAATTAGCTCTGAATGCTTTGTGGTCGTATTTATTTTTTGGGTTGATGAATCCATTATTGGCACTTATTGAAATTTTTGTACTCTGGTTAATGATCTATGAAACTCTTTTGAAGTTTATTAAAATTAATAAAGTCGCAGGATACCTTCTTGTTCCTTATTTGCTTTGGGTAAGTTTTGCAACTATCTTAAACGCTAGTATTTGGTGGCTTAATAAATAA
- a CDS encoding diphosphomevalonate/mevalonate 3,5-bisphosphate decarboxylase family protein: MLTANDFIPKKYTSDITKGNFEWSAPSNIALVKYWGKKDNQIPANPSVSFTLNNCKTITKLSFSKKNTSTPLSETNDGFSFDLLFEGKPKEDFKPKIQKFLERVFIYLPFLKDYHFTIDTQNTFPHSSGIASSASGMAALAMNFMSLEKTLNPEMTEEYFYQKASFLARLGSGSACRSVKGSVVVWGNQANIKGSSDLFGVEFPNAIHKNFNNYQDTILLVDKGEKQVSSTVGHDLMHNHPYAERRFAQAHENLDKLITIFENGNLEEFIKVVESEALTLHAMMMTSMPYFILMKPNTLQIINAIWKFRAETKIPVCFTLDAGANVHVLYPENVTEKVLQFIQDELVVFCQNGQYLCDKIGDGAIAL; the protein is encoded by the coding sequence ATGTTAACAGCAAACGATTTTATACCAAAAAAATATACTTCAGATATAACAAAAGGCAACTTCGAGTGGAGCGCACCAAGTAACATTGCTTTAGTAAAATATTGGGGTAAAAAAGACAATCAAATTCCGGCTAATCCGTCAGTTAGTTTCACATTAAACAACTGTAAAACGATTACTAAATTGAGTTTTTCAAAGAAAAACACTTCGACTCCGCTCAGTGAGACAAATGATGGCTTTTCATTCGATTTGCTTTTTGAAGGAAAACCAAAGGAAGACTTCAAACCTAAGATTCAGAAATTCCTAGAGCGTGTTTTTATCTATCTGCCTTTCTTAAAAGACTATCATTTTACAATAGACACTCAAAATACTTTCCCACATAGTTCCGGAATCGCCTCTTCGGCATCTGGAATGGCAGCTTTGGCAATGAATTTCATGAGCCTGGAAAAAACATTAAATCCAGAAATGACAGAAGAATACTTTTATCAAAAAGCTTCTTTCCTAGCACGTTTAGGATCAGGAAGCGCTTGCCGAAGTGTAAAAGGAAGTGTTGTTGTTTGGGGAAATCAAGCCAATATAAAAGGAAGCTCTGATTTATTTGGAGTAGAATTTCCAAATGCAATTCATAAAAACTTCAACAATTATCAAGATACTATTTTATTAGTTGATAAAGGCGAAAAACAAGTTTCGAGCACCGTGGGACATGATTTAATGCACAATCACCCTTATGCAGAAAGACGTTTTGCACAAGCCCATGAAAATCTAGATAAACTAATAACAATTTTTGAAAATGGAAATCTGGAGGAATTTATCAAAGTAGTCGAAAGTGAAGCATTAACACTGCATGCTATGATGATGACCTCTATGCCCTATTTTATACTAATGAAACCAAACACATTACAGATTATCAATGCAATTTGGAAATTTAGAGCCGAGACTAAAATCCCAGTTTGTTTTACGCTAGATGCAGGGGCAAATGTTCATGTTTTATATCCCGAAAACGTTACAGAGAAAGTACTGCAATTTATTCAAGACGAATTAGTTGTATTTTGCCAGAATGGTCAGTACCTTTGCGACAAAATTGGAGATGGTGCAATTGCATTATAA
- a CDS encoding type II toxin-antitoxin system RelE/ParE family toxin — protein sequence MNLKVNISKTAEKNLDSVLNFIEARWSKKSKETFLLKFQKAISIISMNPEIFPKSSVNKKYRKCVITKQSSFLYSFGSNEIKIYTIFDTRQDPNKIKKDIK from the coding sequence GTGAATCTTAAAGTAAATATTTCAAAAACAGCTGAGAAAAATTTAGATTCTGTTTTAAATTTTATTGAAGCCAGATGGTCCAAAAAATCAAAAGAAACATTTTTATTGAAATTTCAAAAAGCAATTTCGATAATAAGTATGAATCCTGAAATTTTTCCAAAATCATCAGTAAATAAAAAATATCGAAAATGCGTTATAACAAAACAATCAAGTTTCTTGTATAGTTTTGGTTCAAATGAAATAAAGATTTACACCATTTTTGACACACGACAAGACCCAAATAAAATTAAGAAAGACATTAAATAA
- a CDS encoding mevalonate kinase, translating to MKGPLFYSKILLFGEYGIIRDSKGLSIPYNFYNGALKRTENPSAEAIASNSSLRKFTSYLETLQAEQPELVTFDLTTLKNDVETGMYFDSSIPQGYGVGSSGALVAAIYDKYAQNKITVLENLTREKLLQLKTIFSQMESFFHGKSSGLDPLNSYLSIPILINSKDNIEATGIPNQSFDGKGAVFLLDSGIVGETAPMVNIFMENLKDKGFRTMLKNQFVKYTDACVENFLHGDMKSLFSNTKKLSKVVLNNFKPMIPEQFHGIWQNGIDTNDYYLKLCGSGGGGYILGFTQDLERAKQSLKDYKLEVVYQF from the coding sequence ATGAAAGGACCATTATTTTACTCAAAAATATTACTTTTTGGAGAGTACGGAATAATCCGTGATTCAAAAGGACTTTCTATTCCTTATAATTTTTACAATGGCGCATTGAAGAGAACCGAAAATCCTTCGGCAGAAGCCATTGCCTCTAATTCAAGTTTACGCAAGTTTACATCATACCTTGAAACATTACAAGCAGAGCAACCAGAATTGGTAACTTTTGACTTAACTACTTTAAAGAATGATGTAGAAACTGGAATGTATTTTGATTCAAGTATCCCTCAAGGATATGGAGTTGGAAGTAGTGGAGCGCTTGTTGCAGCTATTTATGATAAATATGCTCAAAACAAAATCACAGTTTTAGAGAATTTAACTCGTGAAAAATTATTACAGCTAAAAACTATTTTCTCTCAAATGGAAAGTTTTTTCCATGGAAAAAGCTCTGGTTTAGACCCATTAAATAGCTACTTAAGCATTCCTATTTTAATCAATTCAAAAGATAACATCGAAGCAACTGGGATCCCGAATCAAAGTTTTGACGGGAAAGGTGCTGTATTTTTATTAGACTCAGGAATTGTTGGAGAAACTGCTCCTATGGTAAACATTTTCATGGAAAACTTGAAAGATAAAGGTTTCCGTACAATGCTAAAAAACCAATTTGTAAAATATACTGATGCTTGTGTAGAGAATTTTTTACATGGCGACATGAAGTCATTATTCAGTAATACCAAAAAATTATCAAAAGTAGTTTTGAATAATTTTAAACCAATGATTCCAGAACAATTTCATGGCATATGGCAAAATGGTATTGACACTAATGACTATTATTTAAAATTATGCGGTTCAGGTGGTGGCGGTTATATTCTTGGTTTTACACAAGATTTAGAGCGCGCTAAGCAATCGTTAAAAGACTACAAACTTGAAGTAGTTTACCAATTTTAA
- a CDS encoding pseudouridine synthase, whose protein sequence is MNNKEGNNKGKGPRANSSRPNSNKPKPAMQKRAQGPKKAKPNTKIAEEAAEKATKKPNQAPKRQKAADEIRLNKYIANSGACSRRDADIYIQSGNVKVNGVPVTEMGYLVKPGDVVNFDGAVLTPEKKEYILLNKPKNFTTAFDEGQEFRNVLELVRGSTNAKIAAVGRMDKNTTGLLLFTNDTDMLRKFTLPSQKSSKIYQVSLDKNLKFEDLEKINKGLVLDGHRVFVEDISYIDNEPKSEIGLKLRSSNVKVVRSIFEHFDYDVLRIDRVAFAGLTKKNLPRGNWRMLTEQEIINLKNV, encoded by the coding sequence ATGAATAACAAGGAAGGCAATAATAAAGGAAAAGGGCCAAGAGCAAATAGTTCAAGACCCAACTCAAATAAGCCAAAACCTGCCATGCAAAAGCGTGCACAAGGGCCTAAAAAAGCGAAGCCGAATACTAAGATAGCGGAAGAAGCTGCTGAAAAAGCTACTAAAAAACCGAATCAAGCACCAAAAAGACAAAAGGCTGCTGATGAGATTCGTTTGAATAAATATATTGCTAATTCTGGCGCGTGTTCTCGTCGTGATGCAGATATTTACATCCAATCTGGAAATGTAAAAGTAAATGGCGTTCCTGTTACAGAAATGGGATACTTGGTTAAACCAGGTGATGTCGTTAATTTTGACGGAGCAGTTTTAACTCCAGAAAAGAAAGAATACATATTATTAAACAAGCCTAAAAACTTTACAACTGCTTTTGACGAAGGTCAAGAATTCCGTAATGTTTTAGAATTGGTTCGTGGTTCTACAAATGCCAAAATTGCTGCAGTAGGTAGAATGGACAAAAATACTACTGGTTTGTTGTTGTTTACAAATGATACTGATATGCTTCGTAAGTTTACTTTACCAAGCCAAAAATCATCTAAAATATACCAAGTTTCATTAGATAAAAACTTGAAATTTGAAGATTTAGAAAAAATAAACAAAGGGCTTGTTCTTGATGGACACCGTGTTTTTGTTGAAGATATAAGCTATATCGACAATGAACCAAAAAGCGAAATTGGGCTTAAATTACGTTCATCAAATGTAAAAGTCGTTCGTTCAATTTTTGAGCACTTTGATTACGATGTTTTACGTATCGACCGTGTAGCATTTGCAGGTTTAACCAAAAAGAATTTACCTAGAGGAAACTGGCGTATGCTAACAGAACAAGAAATTATCAATTTGAAGAACGTATAA
- a CDS encoding DUF937 domain-containing protein, translated as MNPNLQIELRRFISSNVVSKLNKFYFENDALLIKAIDASIGTILIGAHNKIHDGDLYNELIDIVEVTEFYKEIDFESGRLLSVNDCYKNEGNKLLKRIFDNKKSRITEMVSNEIGIKSETAREVLNFSALLVFSYFNFKKQVQESLQSTLEEQKRGILNSIPLGIKIILGFSSYEVVEEKSKSKFSNSIFNHIFSNSNS; from the coding sequence ATGAATCCAAATCTACAAATTGAACTTAGGCGTTTTATTTCTTCAAATGTTGTTTCTAAACTGAATAAATTTTACTTTGAAAATGATGCTTTATTAATTAAAGCAATTGATGCATCTATCGGAACTATATTAATAGGAGCACATAATAAAATACACGATGGTGATTTATATAATGAGTTAATTGACATTGTTGAGGTTACCGAATTTTATAAAGAAATAGATTTTGAGTCAGGGCGATTATTATCTGTCAATGATTGTTATAAAAACGAAGGGAATAAGTTGTTGAAACGAATTTTTGATAATAAAAAATCAAGAATTACTGAAATGGTTTCTAACGAAATAGGAATTAAGAGCGAAACTGCCCGCGAAGTATTAAATTTTTCTGCTCTTTTGGTTTTTTCTTATTTCAATTTCAAAAAACAAGTACAAGAGAGTCTTCAATCTACGTTAGAAGAGCAAAAGAGAGGTATTCTAAATAGCATTCCACTCGGAATCAAAATTATCTTAGGATTTTCATCATACGAAGTTGTCGAGGAGAAAAGCAAATCTAAGTTTTCAAATTCCATTTTCAACCATATTTTTTCAAATAGCAATTCTTAA